TACTATTTGTTTACTATTTTTTTTCCTTTTAAGTAATGCCGGTTGTTGGAGTAGAAAGGAATTGGAAGAATTAGCCTTTGTGCTAGCACTAGGTATAGATAAAGGGGATGAAGGGGAATTTATTTTATATGCTCAAATAGGTAAAGCTCAACAAGAAGCTGGTGGTGATGGGGAAGGTGGAGAAATAGTTGTAATAGAAGGGCGGGGTAAAACAATAGTTCAAGCTTATGATCAAATGTTTGAAATAGCTAATAGGAGATTATTTTTAAGCCATGCCAGATTAGTGATTATAGGTGAGGAATTGGCTAAAAGTGGAATAAACAGGATGCTGGATTTTTTGCAAAGGGATATCAGAATGAGAAGTACTACTTTAATAGCAGTGGGACAGGGTGATGTAAAAGAAATTTTGGAATCACAACCGGTTTTAGGGGGTATTACTGGTTTGGCTATAAAAGAGAGTATGTGGTTTAATTGGGAGAGGTCAAAGATTATAAGAAAAGAACTATATCAAATGGTCAGAGATGTTAAAGAAGGGGATAGGGAATTGGTTCTACCAATCATTAGCATGGAAGGGGAAAATATCGCCATTAGGAATGCTGCCTACTTTCAAAACACCACTATGAAAGGGATATTAGATAATAAACAAGTTTTGGGATTATTGTGGTTAGTAGGGGATGTAAGACATGGTTCTATCACTATTAATCCAAACCCTAGAGATCCAAGGTATATAACTTTAGAGTTAATGGATACGAAGGTTGAAATTAATCCCGTAGAAGGATCGAAAGGTTTAGTATTCCACATAAAGGTTGATCAACAATTAAGGGTCACTGATGATCAAACAAATTTAACTGTAACCCAGATAGAACAAGAGGTAAATAGATATATAAAAAATACTATTTTAGAAACAATTAATTTAGCTAAGGAAGAAGGTATAGATTTTATTGGCTTTGGTAAAAGATATCGTAGAAAATACCCAAAAAAGTGGGATGAAGATAAGTGGACAAAAAAGTTTCAAGGAGCAGAGGTAATTATCAAAGTTAATTCTATAATCAACAGAGAAGAAAGATAGATAGGGTGATAAAATGAGAAAACTTGTGGTTGGCGAAGTCTATATCCTTTATATCAGTGTAGCATTAACTACAGCAGTGCTATTTTTGCCATTTTTAATTGCAGAAGTAGCACTGCAAGATTCTTGGTTAGCGGTAATTATAGGAACCTTTGTAGCACTACCTTTTTCCTTTTTTGCAGTTAGTTTAGCCATGAAATTTCCACAGAAAGGATTAGAGGAAATTTTAGAAGAGATTTTAGGGAAATATCTTGGTAAAATGATAACTTTCCTTTATGCAGTGTTATTTATTTACACTAGTGCATTGGTAATCAGGCAATTAGAAGAATTTTTTGTTCTAGCTATAATGCCAGAAACCCCTCCCCTAGCATTTAGAGTCCTTTATGTTTTAGTTTTAATGTTAGGGGTATATGAAGGAACCCTAGCTATAGTCAGGACTAATATTTATATCTTTCCATTAGGGATGTTGGTGGTAGGTTTGGTTGTGGGGTTAGCCTCTACTAAAATGAGTTTTGATAATTTAACTCCTGTTTTTGT
This genomic interval from Anaerobranca californiensis DSM 14826 contains the following:
- a CDS encoding Ger(x)C family spore germination protein translates to MKLKIKIVTICLLFFFLLSNAGCWSRKELEELAFVLALGIDKGDEGEFILYAQIGKAQQEAGGDGEGGEIVVIEGRGKTIVQAYDQMFEIANRRLFLSHARLVIIGEELAKSGINRMLDFLQRDIRMRSTTLIAVGQGDVKEILESQPVLGGITGLAIKESMWFNWERSKIIRKELYQMVRDVKEGDRELVLPIISMEGENIAIRNAAYFQNTTMKGILDNKQVLGLLWLVGDVRHGSITINPNPRDPRYITLELMDTKVEINPVEGSKGLVFHIKVDQQLRVTDDQTNLTVTQIEQEVNRYIKNTILETINLAKEEGIDFIGFGKRYRRKYPKKWDEDKWTKKFQGAEVIIKVNSIINREER